CTGAGACGCTTGATGCCGAACAACGTCAGCGTGGGATTCGCGTGCAGCCGGTTTTCGAGATCGGAGATATTCGCCTGGTAGGCTTGCAGACACTCGAACGATTTGCCAGCCTGATCGAGCGACAACCCTGACCTGGCAGGCGCTACATCCGGCGTAAGTACGGCGCCTGCCATTCAACGCTTAACACCAGCAGCCAGCCGATCAATGCACTACCGGCAACTACCAGCGGAACACTCCCGACCAGCTCAGCAATACTGCCGGCCAGCATACCGCCAAGCGGACTCAGCCCCATCAATGAGAGGGTAAACACACTCATCACCCTCCCACGCAGGTCATCGGGCACGATCAATTGAATAAGCGTATTGGTCAGCGCCATCGTGGTCACACCGGCCCAACCACACAATCCAATAAACAAGAGAGCAAGCGGCACCGTGCGTGCCTGCGTAAAGCCGATCAAGAGCGGTGCGTACACAGCAATGAGGCTGTGGTCAGGAGCTTACCGCGTGGCGCATCATCGCGTAATTGAGCGAGCGTCAGTGCTGCCACCAAAGAGCCAAAACCGCTTGCTGCCGACAACCATCCCAGTCCGGCGGCACCGATCTGAAGAATATCACGGGCAAAAATCGGCAAAAGCGGGATATGCACGAAGCAGAAGAAACTAACTGCACCGGCTCGCAAAAGCAATGCCCGTACAGAAGGTTCACTGGCAATGTACTGCAAACCGGCGCGCAACATATTGCCACGCTGCATACCGTTGGCCTGACGTGCATCCAACTGCATCAGCGAGAGACTGGCTAACACTGCACCAAAACTCAGGGCATTGAAGAGAAATGCCGGCCCTTCACCGATCCATGCCACAACAATACCGGCTACTGCTGGCCCCATAGTGCGGGCACCGTTGAAGATGGAAGAATTGAGGGCAATCGCATTCAACAAATCTTCACGCCCTACCATCTCGACGGTAAACGCCTGGCGGGCTGGTGCATCAAAGGCATTGACACAACCGAGCAGGAAGGCAAGAATCAGCACATGACTGATATGAACCGTACCGGTCAGCGTAAGCCCGGCCAGGGTTGCCGCGAGTATCATGGCAACCGATTGTGTGACCAGTAAAATGCGCCGCTTGGGGAAGCGATCGGCGACCGTTCCGGCGAAAAGGGTCAGAAACAATACCGGTAGCGAATTGGCCGCCGCAACCAGACCGAGGAGAAAAGGCGAGTCGGTTAATCGTAAGACCAACCAGCCCTGTGCCACACTTTGCATCCACGTCCCGGTCAACGAAATCAGTTGTCCGAAGAAGAAGAGGCGATAATTGCGATGACGGAGTGCCCGAAACATTGCCGGGCGGCTGGACAGGGTCTGGGTAGATCGCATAGCTATTCAGTATCTTCGTGATCTTGATGCGTTAGTAGCGCTTCATACAAATGTTGCATTGCTTGCTGAAAGGCAGCCAGCTCTTCTTCCGAAAGATAACTCAGGCGCTGTTCAACCAACCGGCGATGGCGCGGTCGCAATTCGTCAATCAGCGCCTTACCGGCCGGAGTCAGTTGCACCAGGGTTACCCGGCGATCTCGCGGATCGGTCGCTCGACGTACCAGCCCCCGCCGTTCCAGGCGATCAACCAGCCGGGTCAGGTTAGAGTTGTCGGCCAGCATCTCGTTACAGATGTAACTGAGCGGAACTCCCTCTTCAGTCGCGTAAAAGAGGATCGCGTACTGCGGAGTCGAA
This genomic window from Chloroflexus aurantiacus J-10-fl contains:
- a CDS encoding MFS transporter, with the protein product MYAPLLIGFTQARTVPLALLFIGLCGWAGVTTMALTNTLIQLIVPDDLRGRVMSVFTLSLMGLSPLGGMLAGSIAELVGSVPLVVAGSALIGWLLVLSVEWQAPYLRRM
- a CDS encoding MFS transporter, with protein sequence MRSTQTLSSRPAMFRALRHRNYRLFFFGQLISLTGTWMQSVAQGWLVLRLTDSPFLLGLVAAANSLPVLFLTLFAGTVADRFPKRRILLVTQSVAMILAATLAGLTLTGTVHISHVLILAFLLGCVNAFDAPARQAFTVEMVGREDLLNAIALNSSIFNGARTMGPAVAGIVVAWIGEGPAFLFNALSFGAVLASLSLMQLDARQANGMQRGNMLRAGLQYIASEPSVRALLLRAGAVSFFCFVHIPLLPIFARDILQIGAAGLGWLSAASGFGSLVAALTLAQLRDDAPRGKLLTTASLLCTHRS
- a CDS encoding MarR family winged helix-turn-helix transcriptional regulator, producing the protein MPEISTCDSPQIEAYRLFLKLHRRFQELNREEFRPYDLSTPQYAILFYATEEGVPLSYICNEMLADNSNLTRLVDRLERRGLVRRATDPRDRRVTLVQLTPAGKALIDELRPRHRRLVEQRLSYLSEEELAAFQQAMQHLYEALLTHQDHEDTE